The Hemicordylus capensis ecotype Gifberg chromosome 6, rHemCap1.1.pri, whole genome shotgun sequence genome window below encodes:
- the LOC128329857 gene encoding zinc finger protein OZF-like, with the protein MHGEEMVTFRDVAVAFCPAEWEMLQDWQRQLHWEVMAENYRMLISLGNDLYLLSSNGMFWNTSDNESTPEEPQKGPAKGSAGTPLLQSPEQETGHKEGSVSEEPPLCREADQAGGQYPCPLCEQRFKGKKDLERHQRSVHLGIRTHVCLECGKAVRDKSDLQVHQRIHTGEKPFSCEVCGNSFREKSKLVVHQRIHTGENRCVCQECGKSFRDKHYLRDHWRIHAGEKPYHCLECGRSFRTRSHFTLHQRTHTGVKPYLCSECGRSFVQRSNLVSHQRTHTRENAFCCEECGKTFRDRKSFSYHRKIHRGEKPFPCQHCGKTFRDGVTLAAHQNIHTGEKPFICSLCGKSFRDKMQLKCHQRIHTGEKPFACQECGKMFRDRRTLKYHESVHAGEKPFPCLECGKAFRCKSRLTAHRRIHTGEKPFMCWFCGRSFKERVYLREHQKIHL; encoded by the exons ATGCACGGGGAG GAGATGGTGACCTTCCGGGACGTGGCGGTGGCCTTCTGCCCCGCGGAGTGGGAGATGCTGCAGGActggcagaggcagctgcactggGAGGTGATGGCGGAGAATTACCGGATGCTGATCTCCTTGG GAAATGATCTCTACCTTCTTTCTTCAAATGGAATGTTCTGGAACACGTCGGATAATGAAAGCACCCCTGAGGAGCCCCAGAAAGGCCCAGCAAAGGGATCGGCCGGGACCCCCCTCCTGCAGAGCCCTGAGCAGGAAACAGGCCACAAGGAGGGCTCCGTCTCAGAAGAGCCCCCTTTGTGCAGGGAAGCGGACCAAGCAGGGGGCCAGTATCCATGTCCCCTCTGTGAGCAGCGCTTCAAGGGGAAGAAGGACCTTGAAAGACACCAGAGGAGCGTCCACCTGGGGATTAGAACCCACGTGTGTCTGGAGTGTGGGAAAGCAGTCAGGGACAAGAGTGACCTTCAAgtccatcagagaatccacacaggcgaGAAACCCTTTTCCTGTGAGGTATGTGGGAACTCGTTCCGAGAAAAGAGCAAGCTCGTAgtccatcagagaatccacactggggagaaccGCTGTGTGTGCCAGGAATGCGGGAAAAGCTTCAGGGACAAGCATTATCTCAGGGACCACTGGAGAATCCATGCAGGAGAGAAGCCCTACCACTGCCTGGAGTGCGGGAGAAGCTTCCGGACACGAAGTCATTTTACTCTCCATcagagaacccacacaggggtgAAACCTTACCTTTGCAGTGAGTGCGGGAGAAGCTTTGTGCAAAGAAGCAACCTTGTAAGTCATCAGAGAACCCACACGAGAGAGAACGCCTTCTGTTGCGAAGAATGTGGGAAGACGTTTCGGGACAGGAAATCTTTCAGCTACCACCGGAAAATCCACAGGGGCGAGAAGCCCTTTCCGTGCCAACACTGTGGGAAGACATTTCGGGACGGGGTCACTCTGGCAGCTCATCAGAAcatccacacgggagagaaaccttTTATATGCTCATtgtgtgggaagagctttagGGACAAGATGCAGTTGAAAtgccaccagagaatccacacaggggagaaacccttTGCTTGCCAGGAGTGCGGGAAAATGTTCCGAGACAGGAGAACGCTGAAATACCATGAGAGTGTCCATGCGGGAGAGAAGCCCTTTCCTTGCCTGGAGTGTGGGAAGGCCTTCAGATGCAAGAGCCGGCTGACAGCTCATCGGAGAATCCACACCGGAGAAAAGCCGTTTATGTGCTGGTTCTGTGGGAGAAGCTTCAAGGAAAGGGTCTATCTCAGAGAACATCAGAAAATACACCTGTAA
- the LOC128329858 gene encoding zinc finger protein OZF-like has translation MVTFRDVAVAFCPTEWEMLQDWQRQLHWEVMAENYRMLISLGNDLYLLSSNGTFWNMSDGKSTPEEPQKGPAKGSAGTPLLQSPEQETGHKEGSVSEEPPLCREADQAGGQYPCPLCEQRFKGKKDLERHQRSVHLGIKKTQVCAECGKAFRKKFDLQIHQRVHTGEKPFPCEACGKSFRQNSKLIAHQRIHTGANTCVCQECGKSFSSKYYLRNHQRIHAGEKPFHCQVCGKSFRTKDQYSLHERTHTGVKPYLCSECGRSFVQKGSLVSHQRTHTRENAFCCEECGKTFRDRKSFSYHRKIHRGEKPFPCQHCGKTFRDGVTLAAHQNIHTGEKPFICSLCGKSFRDKMQLKCHQRIHTGEKPFACQECGKMFRDKQSLKYHVSVHAGEKPFPCLECAKAFRCKSHLTVHQRIHTGEKPFMCWFCGRSFQERMHLRAHQKMHLEEKSHL, from the exons ATGGTGACCTTCCGGGACGTGGCGGTGGCCTTCTGCCCCACGGAGTGGGAGATGCTGCAGGActggcagaggcagctgcactggGAGGTGATGGCGGAGAATTACCGGATGCTGATCTCCTTGG gAAATGATCTCTACCTTCTTTCTTCAAACGGAACGTTCTGGAACATGTCGGATGGCAAAAGCACCCCTGAGGAGCCCCAGAAAGGCCCAGCAAAGGGATCGGCCGGGACCCCCCTCCTGCAGAGCCCTGAGCAGGAAACAGGCCACAAGGAGGGCTCCGTCTCAGAAGAGCCCCCTTTGTGCAGGGAAGCGGACCAAGCAGGGGGCCAGTATCCATGTCCCCTCTGTGAGCAGCGCTTCAAGGGGAAGAAGGACCTTGAAAGACACCAGAGGAGCGTCCACCTGGggattaaaaaaacccaggtgTGTGCAGAGTGTGGGAAAGCATTCAGGAAAAAGTTTGATCTCCAGATCCAtcagagagtccacacaggagaaaaacccttTCCCTGTGAGGCATGTGGGAAATCTTTTCGGCAAAACAGCAAGCTTATTgcccaccaaagaatccacaccgGGGCGAACACCTGTGTGTGCCAggaatgtgggaaaagcttcagcagcAAATATTATCTCAGGAACCATCAGAGAATCCATGCAGGAGAAAAGCCATTTCATTGCCAggtgtgtgggaaaagcttccggACCAAGGACCAATATAGTCTGCATgagagaacccacacaggggtgAAACCTTACCTTTGCAGTGAGTGCGGGAGAAGCTTTGTGCAAAAAGGCAGCCTTGTAAGTCATCAGAGAACCCACACGAGAGAGAACGCCTTCTGTTGCGAAGAATGTGGGAAGACGTTTCGGGACAGGAAATCTTTCAGCTACCACCGGAAAATCCACAGGGGCGAGAAGCCCTTTCCGTGCCAACACTGTGGGAAGACATTTCGGGACGGGGTCACTCTGGCAGCTCATCAGAAcatccacacgggagagaaaccttTTATATGCTCATtgtgtgggaagagctttagGGACAAGATGCAGTTGAAAtgccaccagagaatccacacaggggagaaacccttTGCTTGCCAGGAGTGCGGGAAAATGTTCCGAGACAAACAAAGCCTAAAATACCATGTGAGTGTCCATGCGGGAGAGAAGCCCTTCCCCTGCCTGGAGTGTGCGAAGGCCTTCAGATGCAAGAGTCACCTGACGgtccatcagagaatccacaccggAGAAAAGCCGTTTATGTGCTGGTTCTGTGGGAGAAGCTTCCAGGAACGGATGCATCTCAGAGCACATCAGAAAATGCACCTGGAAGAGAAGTCCCACCTGTAA
- the LOC128329856 gene encoding zinc finger protein 25-like isoform X2 yields MLRGGGMWEESLSLPRIAAASRIARSGPGTVPAARPTCQLLRCLCPRSAGPGRQGGMAASGAPAAAAAAAQVMFEDVAVYFSPAEWAELAEWQRDLYRAVMVENYEVIASLGRLPTKPEVICKIEREEEPCMDEPPEPPQKKRPLSPWLGDGIRMEEEEGEGERAGPARRERRSKVCPARAEKPVTRPKMAPPQPEEGALPRVTLKMNPPKCPECGKSFLSNVAMTIHIRTHTGERPFACHLCPKAFPSRGDLTRHLKTHLRQKEAPGSSPLPKSRKCLTAKLQLLRQLGAAPGPKKPHTCPQCGKSFSQKQDLRKHQGTHSTERPFSCLECGRSFRLKQILVAHMKVHVGERPHACPRCGKRFSQECHVESHQRVHTGEKPFSCGACGKSFGYKQHLVRHLRVHTGERPFGCEECGKAFRDKTTLAVHHRMHSGERPYRCPFCGKACRQKPHLNSHLRVHRGEQLLPGGSTGLAFQRARAKEKPHQCPECEKRFRDQKIMLVHQKTHREERLLEAGAGLGHGGAKPSPRGGGGGGGGGGPRQKQPVSLQPAAPTAKRSAACSDCGKTSTQRMSLTMHQRSHRCGGALFPRVSGEGALG; encoded by the exons atgctgcgcgggggggggatgtgggaAGAGAGCCTCAGCCTCCCCCGGATTGCGGCTGCATCCCGCATCGCCCGCTCTGGGCCCGGGACGGTGCCCGCCGCCCGCCCCACCTGCCAGCTCCTCCGCTGCCTTTGTCCTCGCTCGGCTGGCcccggcaggcagggagggatggcCGCCTCGGGGgcgcccgctgctgctgctgctgctgcccag GTGATGTTTGAGGACGTGGCGGTCTATTTCTCGCCAGCTGAGTGGGCAGAGCTAGCGGAATGGCAGAGGGACCTGTACCGGGCCGTGATGGTGGAGAACTACGAGGTGATCGCCTCGCTGG GCCGTCTGCCCACCAAGCCAGAAGTCATCTGCAAGATAGAGCGCGAGGAGGAGCCCTGCATGGATGAGCCCCCAGAGCCCccccagaagaagaggcctcTGAGCCCCTGGCTGG GAGATGGAatcaggatggaggaggaggagggagaaggcgaGAGGGCAGGCCCAGCCCGGCGCGAGCGGAggagcaaggtctgccctgccAGGGCGGAGAAGCCGGTGACCCGGCCGAAGATGGCCCCGCCCCAGCCTGAGGAAGGGGCTCTGCCGCGGGTGACCCTGAAGATGAACCCGCCCAAGTGCCCcgagtgtggcaagagcttccTGAGCAACGTGGCCATGACCATCCACATCCGGACCCACACGGGGGAGCGCCCCTTCGCGTGCCACCTGTGCCCCAAGGCCTTCCCCTCCCGAGGGGACCTGACGCGGCACCTCAAGACGCACCTGCGCCAGAAGGAGGCCCCcggcagcagccccctccccaagagCCGGAAGTGCCTCACGGCCAAGCTGCAGCTGCTGCGCCAGCTGGGGGCGGCCCCAGGCCCCAAGAAGCCGCACACTTGCCCGCAGTgcgggaagagcttcagccagaagcAGGACCTGCGCAAGCACCAAGGGACCCACTCGACCGAGAGGCCCTTCTCCTGCCTGGAGTGCGGGCGCAGCTTCCGGCTCAAGCAGATCCTGGTGGCCCACATGAAGGTGCACGTCGGGGAGAGGCCGCACGCCTGCCCGCGGTGTGGCAAGCGCTTCTCCCAGGAGTGCCACGTGGAGAGCCACCAGCGGGTGCACACCGGCGAGAAGCCCTTCTCCTGCGGGGCTTGTGGGAAGAGCTTTGGCTACAAGCAGCATCTGGTGCGGCACCTGCGGGTGCACACGGGGGAGCGGCCCTTTGGCTGCGAGGAGTGTGGCAAGGCCTTCCGGGACAAGACGACGCTGGCCGTCCACCACCGCATGCACTCCGGGGAGCGGCCCTACCGCTGCCCCTTCTGCGGCAAGGCCTGCCGGCAGAAGCCCCACCTGAACAGCCACCTGCGCGTCCACCGCGGAGAGCAGCTCCTCCCCGGGGGCAGCACGGGGCTCGCCTTCCAGAGGGCCCGGGCCAAGGAGAAGCCCCACCAATGCCCCGAGTGCGAGAAGCGGTTCCGGGACCAGAAGATCATGCTGGTGCACCAGAAGACTCACAGAGAGGAGCGGCTGCTGGAAGCCGGAGCAGGTCTGGGCCACGGGGGAGCAAAACCCagcccccgaggaggaggaggaggaggaggaggaggaggcccacgCCAGAAGCAGCCCGTCTCGCTCCAGCCAGCTGCCCCCACTGCAAAGAGGTCCGCGGCTTGCTCCGACTGCGGCAAGACGTCCACGCAGAGGATGTCTCTCACGATGCATCAGAGGAGCCATAGATGCGGGGGGGCTCTCTTCCCCCGTGTCTCAGGAGAAGGAGCCCTGGGGTGA
- the LOC128329856 gene encoding zinc finger protein 771-like isoform X4 codes for MLRGGGMWEESLSLPRIAAASRIARSGPGTVPAARPTCQLLRCLCPRSAGPGRQGGMAASGAPAAAAAAAQVMFEDVAVYFSPAEWAELAEWQRDLYRAVMVENYEVIASLGDGIRMEEEEGEGERAGPARRERRSKVCPARAEKPVTRPKMAPPQPEEGALPRVTLKMNPPKCPECGKSFLSNVAMTIHIRTHTGERPFACHLCPKAFPSRGDLTRHLKTHLRQKEAPGSSPLPKSRKCLTAKLQLLRQLGAAPGPKKPHTCPQCGKSFSQKQDLRKHQGTHSTERPFSCLECGRSFRLKQILVAHMKVHVGERPHACPRCGKRFSQECHVESHQRVHTGEKPFSCGACGKSFGYKQHLVRHLRVHTGERPFGCEECGKAFRDKTTLAVHHRMHSGERPYRCPFCGKACRQKPHLNSHLRVHRGEQLLPGGSTGLAFQRARAKEKPHQCPECEKRFRDQKIMLVHQKTHREERLLEAGAGLGHGGAKPSPRGGGGGGGGGGPRQKQPVSLQPAAPTAKRSAACSDCGKTSTQRMSLTMHQRSHRCGGALFPRVSGEGALG; via the exons atgctgcgcgggggggggatgtgggaAGAGAGCCTCAGCCTCCCCCGGATTGCGGCTGCATCCCGCATCGCCCGCTCTGGGCCCGGGACGGTGCCCGCCGCCCGCCCCACCTGCCAGCTCCTCCGCTGCCTTTGTCCTCGCTCGGCTGGCcccggcaggcagggagggatggcCGCCTCGGGGgcgcccgctgctgctgctgctgctgcccag GTGATGTTTGAGGACGTGGCGGTCTATTTCTCGCCAGCTGAGTGGGCAGAGCTAGCGGAATGGCAGAGGGACCTGTACCGGGCCGTGATGGTGGAGAACTACGAGGTGATCGCCTCGCTGG GAGATGGAatcaggatggaggaggaggagggagaaggcgaGAGGGCAGGCCCAGCCCGGCGCGAGCGGAggagcaaggtctgccctgccAGGGCGGAGAAGCCGGTGACCCGGCCGAAGATGGCCCCGCCCCAGCCTGAGGAAGGGGCTCTGCCGCGGGTGACCCTGAAGATGAACCCGCCCAAGTGCCCcgagtgtggcaagagcttccTGAGCAACGTGGCCATGACCATCCACATCCGGACCCACACGGGGGAGCGCCCCTTCGCGTGCCACCTGTGCCCCAAGGCCTTCCCCTCCCGAGGGGACCTGACGCGGCACCTCAAGACGCACCTGCGCCAGAAGGAGGCCCCcggcagcagccccctccccaagagCCGGAAGTGCCTCACGGCCAAGCTGCAGCTGCTGCGCCAGCTGGGGGCGGCCCCAGGCCCCAAGAAGCCGCACACTTGCCCGCAGTgcgggaagagcttcagccagaagcAGGACCTGCGCAAGCACCAAGGGACCCACTCGACCGAGAGGCCCTTCTCCTGCCTGGAGTGCGGGCGCAGCTTCCGGCTCAAGCAGATCCTGGTGGCCCACATGAAGGTGCACGTCGGGGAGAGGCCGCACGCCTGCCCGCGGTGTGGCAAGCGCTTCTCCCAGGAGTGCCACGTGGAGAGCCACCAGCGGGTGCACACCGGCGAGAAGCCCTTCTCCTGCGGGGCTTGTGGGAAGAGCTTTGGCTACAAGCAGCATCTGGTGCGGCACCTGCGGGTGCACACGGGGGAGCGGCCCTTTGGCTGCGAGGAGTGTGGCAAGGCCTTCCGGGACAAGACGACGCTGGCCGTCCACCACCGCATGCACTCCGGGGAGCGGCCCTACCGCTGCCCCTTCTGCGGCAAGGCCTGCCGGCAGAAGCCCCACCTGAACAGCCACCTGCGCGTCCACCGCGGAGAGCAGCTCCTCCCCGGGGGCAGCACGGGGCTCGCCTTCCAGAGGGCCCGGGCCAAGGAGAAGCCCCACCAATGCCCCGAGTGCGAGAAGCGGTTCCGGGACCAGAAGATCATGCTGGTGCACCAGAAGACTCACAGAGAGGAGCGGCTGCTGGAAGCCGGAGCAGGTCTGGGCCACGGGGGAGCAAAACCCagcccccgaggaggaggaggaggaggaggaggaggaggcccacgCCAGAAGCAGCCCGTCTCGCTCCAGCCAGCTGCCCCCACTGCAAAGAGGTCCGCGGCTTGCTCCGACTGCGGCAAGACGTCCACGCAGAGGATGTCTCTCACGATGCATCAGAGGAGCCATAGATGCGGGGGGGCTCTCTTCCCCCGTGTCTCAGGAGAAGGAGCCCTGGGGTGA
- the LOC128329856 gene encoding zinc finger protein 771-like isoform X3 has protein sequence MLRGGGMWEESLSLPRIAAASRIARSGPGTVPAARPTCQLLRCLCPRSAGPGRQGGMAASGAPAAAAAAAQVMFEDVAVYFSPAEWAELAEWQRDLYRAVMVENYEVIASLAGDGIRMEEEEGEGERAGPARRERRSKVCPARAEKPVTRPKMAPPQPEEGALPRVTLKMNPPKCPECGKSFLSNVAMTIHIRTHTGERPFACHLCPKAFPSRGDLTRHLKTHLRQKEAPGSSPLPKSRKCLTAKLQLLRQLGAAPGPKKPHTCPQCGKSFSQKQDLRKHQGTHSTERPFSCLECGRSFRLKQILVAHMKVHVGERPHACPRCGKRFSQECHVESHQRVHTGEKPFSCGACGKSFGYKQHLVRHLRVHTGERPFGCEECGKAFRDKTTLAVHHRMHSGERPYRCPFCGKACRQKPHLNSHLRVHRGEQLLPGGSTGLAFQRARAKEKPHQCPECEKRFRDQKIMLVHQKTHREERLLEAGAGLGHGGAKPSPRGGGGGGGGGGPRQKQPVSLQPAAPTAKRSAACSDCGKTSTQRMSLTMHQRSHRCGGALFPRVSGEGALG, from the exons atgctgcgcgggggggggatgtgggaAGAGAGCCTCAGCCTCCCCCGGATTGCGGCTGCATCCCGCATCGCCCGCTCTGGGCCCGGGACGGTGCCCGCCGCCCGCCCCACCTGCCAGCTCCTCCGCTGCCTTTGTCCTCGCTCGGCTGGCcccggcaggcagggagggatggcCGCCTCGGGGgcgcccgctgctgctgctgctgctgcccag GTGATGTTTGAGGACGTGGCGGTCTATTTCTCGCCAGCTGAGTGGGCAGAGCTAGCGGAATGGCAGAGGGACCTGTACCGGGCCGTGATGGTGGAGAACTACGAGGTGATCGCCTCGCTGG CAGGAGATGGAatcaggatggaggaggaggagggagaaggcgaGAGGGCAGGCCCAGCCCGGCGCGAGCGGAggagcaaggtctgccctgccAGGGCGGAGAAGCCGGTGACCCGGCCGAAGATGGCCCCGCCCCAGCCTGAGGAAGGGGCTCTGCCGCGGGTGACCCTGAAGATGAACCCGCCCAAGTGCCCcgagtgtggcaagagcttccTGAGCAACGTGGCCATGACCATCCACATCCGGACCCACACGGGGGAGCGCCCCTTCGCGTGCCACCTGTGCCCCAAGGCCTTCCCCTCCCGAGGGGACCTGACGCGGCACCTCAAGACGCACCTGCGCCAGAAGGAGGCCCCcggcagcagccccctccccaagagCCGGAAGTGCCTCACGGCCAAGCTGCAGCTGCTGCGCCAGCTGGGGGCGGCCCCAGGCCCCAAGAAGCCGCACACTTGCCCGCAGTgcgggaagagcttcagccagaagcAGGACCTGCGCAAGCACCAAGGGACCCACTCGACCGAGAGGCCCTTCTCCTGCCTGGAGTGCGGGCGCAGCTTCCGGCTCAAGCAGATCCTGGTGGCCCACATGAAGGTGCACGTCGGGGAGAGGCCGCACGCCTGCCCGCGGTGTGGCAAGCGCTTCTCCCAGGAGTGCCACGTGGAGAGCCACCAGCGGGTGCACACCGGCGAGAAGCCCTTCTCCTGCGGGGCTTGTGGGAAGAGCTTTGGCTACAAGCAGCATCTGGTGCGGCACCTGCGGGTGCACACGGGGGAGCGGCCCTTTGGCTGCGAGGAGTGTGGCAAGGCCTTCCGGGACAAGACGACGCTGGCCGTCCACCACCGCATGCACTCCGGGGAGCGGCCCTACCGCTGCCCCTTCTGCGGCAAGGCCTGCCGGCAGAAGCCCCACCTGAACAGCCACCTGCGCGTCCACCGCGGAGAGCAGCTCCTCCCCGGGGGCAGCACGGGGCTCGCCTTCCAGAGGGCCCGGGCCAAGGAGAAGCCCCACCAATGCCCCGAGTGCGAGAAGCGGTTCCGGGACCAGAAGATCATGCTGGTGCACCAGAAGACTCACAGAGAGGAGCGGCTGCTGGAAGCCGGAGCAGGTCTGGGCCACGGGGGAGCAAAACCCagcccccgaggaggaggaggaggaggaggaggaggaggcccacgCCAGAAGCAGCCCGTCTCGCTCCAGCCAGCTGCCCCCACTGCAAAGAGGTCCGCGGCTTGCTCCGACTGCGGCAAGACGTCCACGCAGAGGATGTCTCTCACGATGCATCAGAGGAGCCATAGATGCGGGGGGGCTCTCTTCCCCCGTGTCTCAGGAGAAGGAGCCCTGGGGTGA
- the LOC128329856 gene encoding zinc finger protein 25-like isoform X1, with protein MLRGGGMWEESLSLPRIAAASRIARSGPGTVPAARPTCQLLRCLCPRSAGPGRQGGMAASGAPAAAAAAAQVMFEDVAVYFSPAEWAELAEWQRDLYRAVMVENYEVIASLGRLPTKPEVICKIEREEEPCMDEPPEPPQKKRPLSPWLAGDGIRMEEEEGEGERAGPARRERRSKVCPARAEKPVTRPKMAPPQPEEGALPRVTLKMNPPKCPECGKSFLSNVAMTIHIRTHTGERPFACHLCPKAFPSRGDLTRHLKTHLRQKEAPGSSPLPKSRKCLTAKLQLLRQLGAAPGPKKPHTCPQCGKSFSQKQDLRKHQGTHSTERPFSCLECGRSFRLKQILVAHMKVHVGERPHACPRCGKRFSQECHVESHQRVHTGEKPFSCGACGKSFGYKQHLVRHLRVHTGERPFGCEECGKAFRDKTTLAVHHRMHSGERPYRCPFCGKACRQKPHLNSHLRVHRGEQLLPGGSTGLAFQRARAKEKPHQCPECEKRFRDQKIMLVHQKTHREERLLEAGAGLGHGGAKPSPRGGGGGGGGGGPRQKQPVSLQPAAPTAKRSAACSDCGKTSTQRMSLTMHQRSHRCGGALFPRVSGEGALG; from the exons atgctgcgcgggggggggatgtgggaAGAGAGCCTCAGCCTCCCCCGGATTGCGGCTGCATCCCGCATCGCCCGCTCTGGGCCCGGGACGGTGCCCGCCGCCCGCCCCACCTGCCAGCTCCTCCGCTGCCTTTGTCCTCGCTCGGCTGGCcccggcaggcagggagggatggcCGCCTCGGGGgcgcccgctgctgctgctgctgctgcccag GTGATGTTTGAGGACGTGGCGGTCTATTTCTCGCCAGCTGAGTGGGCAGAGCTAGCGGAATGGCAGAGGGACCTGTACCGGGCCGTGATGGTGGAGAACTACGAGGTGATCGCCTCGCTGG GCCGTCTGCCCACCAAGCCAGAAGTCATCTGCAAGATAGAGCGCGAGGAGGAGCCCTGCATGGATGAGCCCCCAGAGCCCccccagaagaagaggcctcTGAGCCCCTGGCTGG CAGGAGATGGAatcaggatggaggaggaggagggagaaggcgaGAGGGCAGGCCCAGCCCGGCGCGAGCGGAggagcaaggtctgccctgccAGGGCGGAGAAGCCGGTGACCCGGCCGAAGATGGCCCCGCCCCAGCCTGAGGAAGGGGCTCTGCCGCGGGTGACCCTGAAGATGAACCCGCCCAAGTGCCCcgagtgtggcaagagcttccTGAGCAACGTGGCCATGACCATCCACATCCGGACCCACACGGGGGAGCGCCCCTTCGCGTGCCACCTGTGCCCCAAGGCCTTCCCCTCCCGAGGGGACCTGACGCGGCACCTCAAGACGCACCTGCGCCAGAAGGAGGCCCCcggcagcagccccctccccaagagCCGGAAGTGCCTCACGGCCAAGCTGCAGCTGCTGCGCCAGCTGGGGGCGGCCCCAGGCCCCAAGAAGCCGCACACTTGCCCGCAGTgcgggaagagcttcagccagaagcAGGACCTGCGCAAGCACCAAGGGACCCACTCGACCGAGAGGCCCTTCTCCTGCCTGGAGTGCGGGCGCAGCTTCCGGCTCAAGCAGATCCTGGTGGCCCACATGAAGGTGCACGTCGGGGAGAGGCCGCACGCCTGCCCGCGGTGTGGCAAGCGCTTCTCCCAGGAGTGCCACGTGGAGAGCCACCAGCGGGTGCACACCGGCGAGAAGCCCTTCTCCTGCGGGGCTTGTGGGAAGAGCTTTGGCTACAAGCAGCATCTGGTGCGGCACCTGCGGGTGCACACGGGGGAGCGGCCCTTTGGCTGCGAGGAGTGTGGCAAGGCCTTCCGGGACAAGACGACGCTGGCCGTCCACCACCGCATGCACTCCGGGGAGCGGCCCTACCGCTGCCCCTTCTGCGGCAAGGCCTGCCGGCAGAAGCCCCACCTGAACAGCCACCTGCGCGTCCACCGCGGAGAGCAGCTCCTCCCCGGGGGCAGCACGGGGCTCGCCTTCCAGAGGGCCCGGGCCAAGGAGAAGCCCCACCAATGCCCCGAGTGCGAGAAGCGGTTCCGGGACCAGAAGATCATGCTGGTGCACCAGAAGACTCACAGAGAGGAGCGGCTGCTGGAAGCCGGAGCAGGTCTGGGCCACGGGGGAGCAAAACCCagcccccgaggaggaggaggaggaggaggaggaggaggcccacgCCAGAAGCAGCCCGTCTCGCTCCAGCCAGCTGCCCCCACTGCAAAGAGGTCCGCGGCTTGCTCCGACTGCGGCAAGACGTCCACGCAGAGGATGTCTCTCACGATGCATCAGAGGAGCCATAGATGCGGGGGGGCTCTCTTCCCCCGTGTCTCAGGAGAAGGAGCCCTGGGGTGA